gcaaagcacggtggtagaaccagtctcatgaatgcggtcatgtaatgtcgatctgggccgcttcatccaacaataccgccgaatcaaagtatggcatgctggtaagcagtatgactattatcgcccacaactctttgtgttctactcgtgcatataacatctacgcatagacctggctcggatgccactattggggaacgtattatttcaaaaaaatcctacgatcatgcaagatctatctaggagaagcatagcaacaagcggggagagtgtgtccacgtaccctcgtagaccgaaagcggaagcgttaagtaacgcggttgatgtagtcgaacgtcttcgcgatccaatcgattaagtaccgaacgcacggcacctccgcgatctgcacacgtttcgctcggtgacgtccctcgaactctagatccagctgaggccgagggagagtttcgtcagcacgacggcgtggtgacggtgatgatgaagttaccaacgcagggcttcgcctaagcactacgacaatatgaccgaggtgaaaatctatggaggggggcactgcacacggctaaaatcaacttgtgtgtcaatggggtgccccctcccccgtatataaaggagtggaggagggggagggccggcctcctagggCACGCCCCAAGGGGggttcctactcctactaggagtaggtttcccccctttcctagtccaactaggagggggaaggaagggaagagggagagaaggaaagggggggcgggccccctccccaattcggatttggcttggggggcgcgccccaccacttggccgcctcctcctctcttccaccatggcccatgaaggcccattaactccccgggggttccggtaaccccccggtactccggaaaatgcccgaactcatccgaaaccattccggtgtccaaacataaccttccaatatatcaatattcatgtctcgaccatttcgagactccttgtcatgtccgtgatcacatccgggactccgaactaccttcggtacatcaaatcacataactcataatacatatcgtcatcgaacgttaagcgtgcggaccctatgggttcgagaactatgtagacatgaccgagacacatctccggtcaataaccaatagcggaacctggatgctcatattggctcctacatattctacgaagatctttatcggtcaaaccgcataacaacatacgttgttccctttgtcatcggtatgttacttgcccgagattcgatcgtcggtatcatcatacctagttcaatatcgttaccggcaagtctctttactcgttccgtaatgcatcatcccttaactaactcattagtcacattgcttacaaggcttatagtgatgtgcattaccgagagggcccagagatacctctccggtactcggagtgacaaatcctaatctcgatctatgccaacccaacaaacaccttaggagatcccgtgaagtaggacctgggaaaacaagccaGTGATGAACGGAGGAGAGTAACTATACTGACCCACTCCAttggagatgcaatactctcgatactgtatggtaggatgactactgtcttaatgtgttccaaagcttatgtaagcaagatgctatcctacagagcaatctttggaggaacacacctatgtgAGCCCGATTGCTagtcacagtctatgagattggggtgatctctagtaaactcatgaataggccaggagtgtgacttatatgctccacccgaggggtcagcctttggcagcctagtactagtaagacatgtggtgaaacttctttacgccaaactgataattcaaggcatagtccattgttcagttgtgaaggagtgtagctgcttgctctaggtgaagttcaaccttaacaggtcttcactgaaacactggtatatcgaaacagtaattggaacagaggacacaatgggccctcgagatctggtgggggattgctgaaatttggaatgggcttaaggcccatatagcaatttctgaaaatctctaagggcccatgtgggtttaTTGGCACTAGGTGgaggtgggaagtttagtcccaccccggaagtggaagaggagttggacctctttataagggatgttctttcacatgctattggagcttgagaatagaagaggccctcgcgcactcctcctccgccggccgcctcgccacgcctcatcacgacgcgccgcgggttgcggcaTTGAGCCAAGCCGAGCTCacacctacgcgcttatttttgccagtcactaacggagagttctctgacagctgggccatgatttgagacgtcggatcgtgagctgtcacggactcggacgtgggtcgagcccacgtctctccaggcggctgcgcctatataagtgtgcggtgtctcctaaccctagccgccacgaacagatcacatctgctcacgcgcacgcccaccgtcgttcctttgctgctgctgccgccggtgactccatcccgtacgccacgtacacggtcgacgggagagcaggtctccgaaacccCGCCCCTCCGGTTCCTGTATGGGAgaggggcgaataggtttttgggaagcgacCACGCGACTGCTTGCCTCCGATCCactacttcctctacgtccgcgtcgccttcatcatcaccatgtccacagacgccgaacgtgccgccgccgagaagctcgaggccgacaagaaggccgccgaggacgccTCTGCTGCCGCTACCGCCGCCGCTGCttctgcatggcctactggagggtataacatGTTTATCCCGCTCCTGTTTACTTTCGTATTAGCAGTACTAGCAGTATGTGTAGATGTGTCTACTGTTTGCGTAGTACGTGCTTGCTTATATCAGTATCAGTATGTCGTTAATTTagtcaatgccatgctagtgatttatCTATGGattaaattagttgaaaatttgCCTATTTACTCAACACTTCCTCGCCCCTGCcaccaccatgccgccgcgccgccgtgaaTCGTCTggctaccgcggcgtccgcgaGCGCCCCAGCAGCACCTACTACGCCGAGATCCGGTCCGGCGACATCCGGCTCGGCCTCGGCATGTTCGGGACCGCGCACGAGGCCGCCCACGCGTACGACGCGGCGTGGCGCCTAGAGAGGCCTCCGTCGCAGATGAACTTCCGCGACGTCTACATGCGCGAGCAGGCGCAGTCCGTCGCCCCTCCGCCTCGTCTTATCACGGACCAAGACCGTGCGGAGCACCGTCGGCgacagcgccgcctcctcgtcgccgAGGAGGACGAGCGAGCCATGGCGGAGTGGCGCCGGCGCCACCCGGAGGACGTCGCGACGGAGCACACCTTCTGGGCGGAAAGGACGGCAAAGTGCCGCGCGGAGCGGTTGGACAGGCGTCGACAGAAGGCCCTGGCGATATCGCAGTGCGATATCGTTGAGGCAGGTGGGGTGTCGATCTTTGGGAATAATGATCCTCGTTGGGAGGACATGTGGATCGATACCTCGGACAACACCAGTCcggatgaggacgaggacgactCGAAGTAGGGTACCTTTTTCATCGTAGTATGTAGTTGCACTGTAGTTTTATCTATCTATGTATTGTTTATCGATCTATGCTATGAACTATGTAAAGTATCTATGTATCGTTTTTATTATCTATGAAATATGCATCATTTTATCGTTTTAAGAAATATGTATTGTTTGCGCGCGCTGTATTTTAGCGCGGCCTCTGGAGCGACGCGCGCGCTAAATTTTAGCGCGGCTACTGAAGCGAGCGCTGTCCGCCGCGTTTTTTCAGACAATGAACGCGCTGCAAAGTACTTTTTAGCGCGCCGCGTGTTcggcggctgttggagatgctctaataatCCTTATACTCAACAACCATGGCTGCGTTTGCATATCACACGGTCTCTCAGCTGAGCTGCTGCCTAAACAAATCGGGGTTGATCGCTGGTGGGGAAGCCCGACGCGGATGCCTGATAATTGTGGCACCCTATTTGACCGGAAAGTTTCTAAGCTATTATGATATGGTTAGTAAGAGAATCTAAAAAAAATCGTATTGACGCCCACATGCACATTTGCGGTTCAATACGCCGACGACGGCAGATCAGGGAAGATCAGGGGTTCACCGGTGCACCGACTGAGAATAAGCACGTATCAACTGAACAGCACCAAGGATCTGACATACAAAAGCGACACAAAATGGAGAAGCAAGTCTGATACAAGCTCCGGGTTTTCCATTTGTTGAATAAAATGAACAAACACAATTGCTATACGGATCAATATCACACACCAAATCGCTACTCAGTTCCGTACTTTATTCAAGTTCGGATTCCATCAATTTCATGTTTCATCAACCACCAGGAGCAGAAGAGCAACAAGCAACCACAGGGGTGTCCCACACGTCAAGCTCGTAGGAATGAATATTCACTGGCAGGTAGGTCCCAGCGGAATCTGAACGGGTCGGCTACCGGCGCTGCTGCCGTCTCGCCTATAAATCCGGCCGCTCCGTTTGCACCTCCATCTCGCGCCGCGCCTCTCAGACTCTGCACCTGCCATTGCTCCCTGAGCAGCAGAGTATTCGATAAGACAAGGGAAGCAAGGCGGCCGAAGATGTCGACGTGCGCGGCGAGCCTGGCGCCGCTGctgggcacggcggcggcgaacgCGACGGACTACCTGTGCAACCAGTTCGCCGACAACACCACGGCGATCGACTCCACGTACCTGCTCTTCTCCGCCTACCTGGTGTTCGCCATGCAGCTCGGCTTCGCCATGCTGTGCGCCGGGTCCGTCCGGGCCAAGAACACCATGAACATCATGCTCACCAACGtgctcgacgccgccgccggcgcGCTCTTCTACTACCTCTTCGGCTTCGCCTTCGCCTTCGGTACGCCCTCCAACGGCTTCATCGGGAAGCACTTCTTCGGCCTCCGCGACGTTCCCCAGGTCGGCTTCGACTACAGCTTCTTCCTCTTCCAGTGGGCCTTCGCCATCGCCGCGGCCGGGATAACCTCCGGCTCCATCGCGGAGCGGACGCAGTTCGTGGCCTACCTCATCTACTCGGCCTTCCTCACCGGCTTCGTCTACCCCGTGGTGTCCCACTGGATCTGGTCCGCCGACGGCTGGGCCTCCGCCTCCCGGACGTCGGGGCCGTTGCTCTTCAACTCCGGCGTCATCGACTTCGCCGGGTCCGGGGTTGTGCACATGGTCGGCGGCGTGGCCGGGCTCTGGGGCGCGCTCATCGAGGGCCCCCGCATTGGGCGGTTCGACCACGCCGGGCGAGCGGTGGCGCTGCGCGGGCACAGCGCGTCGCTCGTCGTGCTGGGCACCTTCTTGCTGTGGTTTGGGTGGTACGGGTTTAACCCCGGCTCGTTCCTCACCATCCTCAAGTCCTACGGCCCGCCCGGCAGCATCCACGGGCAGTGGTCGGCGGTAGGGCGCGCGGCCGTGACGACCACCCTCGCCGGCAGCACGGCGGCGCTGACGACGCTGTTCGGGAAGCGGCTCCAGACGGGGCACTGGAACGTGCTGGACGTCTGCAACGGCCTCCTGGGCGGCTTCGCGGCGATCACCGCGGGGTGCTCCGTGGTGGACCCGTGGGCGGCGATCATCTGCGGGTTCGTGTCGGCGTGGGTGCTCATCGGGCTGAACAAGCTGGCCGCGAGGTTCAAGTTCGACGACCCGCTGGAGGCGGCGCAGCTACACGGCGGGTGCGGCGCGTGGGGCGTCATCTTCACGGCGCTGTTCGCGCGCAGGGAGTACGTGGAGCAGATCTACGGCGCgccggggcggccgtacgggctgttcatgggcggcggggggcggctgcTGGGCGCGCACGTGGTGCTGATCCTGGTGATCGCGGCGTGGGTGAGCTGCACCATGGGCCCGCTGTTCCTGGCGCTCAACAAGCTGGGGCTGCTGCGCATCTCCGCCGAGGACGAGATGGCCGGCATGGACCAGACGCGGCACGGCGGCTTCGCGTACGCCTACACCGACGAGGACTCCAGCAGCAGGCCGGGCCGCGGCGCCGGAGGCAGCGTCGGAGGGTTCATGCTCAAGTCAGCGCAGACCTCGCAGGTCGCGGCCGACGCCACGTCCCCGAGCAGCTCGGTCTAGTGATTTATATATACTGTAATAACGGATACACATATTTCATACACACGCACAAATGACATGCGTGCAAGTGCAACGCCTCGGTATGTTTCCCCTTTTTGTGTTGGGTTGGGTCTCGAACTCCTCAACGTTTGATGCTACGTGAGTACTACTACGTGATTATATAAATAAGATCCACGGGAGGAAGTAGTCCCCTATTTTTTCTGTGTGTATAAGCTATGCGCGCGTGTGTGGAACGAAAGGACAATGAGAATGAGACATGCGAAGCTCGATGGTAGTGGCAAATCTCAACGTGGTTTCCCCTCAACAATGTGATGCCCGATGCTTCACTTTTGTGAAAGAAATGGAGTTCAGAAATTGTTGGGATCGACTATACGATCAGGTACCTGAATTTTTTTCATCCATCAATCACTTATCATAGGAACCCTAGATCTTAATCGAACGGCCCAAAACAAATCCTACTGCTCATCTTCAACCTCCCTCCTCTATTCTTCGTCCCGCAGCCCCCCAGCTTGCCCCGTCTTAACTGCCGGCCTCCaccacccgcggccggcgggtgCTACCGCGCACCACCTCgtcgccccgccctcccctcaaCCTCCCCCCACCGCGGTTGCTGGCCACCGCCCCGACCATCCCACTACTCCGACGATCCCCCGCACcccacccctaagatagatagtgggacTCTCTTCTCCGACAAGGTCTGACGTGcaagaaggaaggaaggaagaagGTGACCGAAGCTAGAATTCTTTTCAGGTATATCAAAAATAGCAAAACCGAAAAATGTTAGAGTTGAAAGCTCAAACGAAGATTCTCTTTTGCCGCATAAGGGAATTCGTGTGTTGCTTATCTTTTTTTCTTTGAAACTTGGGTAACTTTGTCAGATTAAAGAACAATTACATCATCTACCTTTCTCGCAAATAAAAAGAAGAAGTTACATCATCCACCAGGCACTTTACAAGAGATGTCGGCGACTCCTCTAACTACAGAGATGTTGGTGTCGAGACCGCTAGCGGAGTTAGGGGCtatttggattgtgactatgtttg
The sequence above is a segment of the Aegilops tauschii subsp. strangulata cultivar AL8/78 chromosome 6, Aet v6.0, whole genome shotgun sequence genome. Coding sequences within it:
- the LOC109745476 gene encoding ammonium transporter 1 member 2 is translated as MSTCAASLAPLLGTAAANATDYLCNQFADNTTAIDSTYLLFSAYLVFAMQLGFAMLCAGSVRAKNTMNIMLTNVLDAAAGALFYYLFGFAFAFGTPSNGFIGKHFFGLRDVPQVGFDYSFFLFQWAFAIAAAGITSGSIAERTQFVAYLIYSAFLTGFVYPVVSHWIWSADGWASASRTSGPLLFNSGVIDFAGSGVVHMVGGVAGLWGALIEGPRIGRFDHAGRAVALRGHSASLVVLGTFLLWFGWYGFNPGSFLTILKSYGPPGSIHGQWSAVGRAAVTTTLAGSTAALTTLFGKRLQTGHWNVLDVCNGLLGGFAAITAGCSVVDPWAAIICGFVSAWVLIGLNKLAARFKFDDPLEAAQLHGGCGAWGVIFTALFARREYVEQIYGAPGRPYGLFMGGGGRLLGAHVVLILVIAAWVSCTMGPLFLALNKLGLLRISAEDEMAGMDQTRHGGFAYAYTDEDSSSRPGRGAGGSVGGFMLKSAQTSQVAADATSPSSSV
- the LOC109745474 gene encoding uncharacterized protein encodes the protein MPPRRRESSGYRGVRERPSSTYYAEIRSGDIRLGLGMFGTAHEAAHAYDAAWRLERPPSQMNFRDVYMREQAQSVAPPPRLITDQDRAEHRRRQRRLLVAEEDERAMAEWRRRHPEDVATEHTFWAERTAKCRAERLDRRRQKALAISQCDIVEAGGVSIFGNNDPRWEDMWIDTSDNTSPDEDEDDSK